A single region of the Oncorhynchus keta strain PuntledgeMale-10-30-2019 chromosome 4, Oket_V2, whole genome shotgun sequence genome encodes:
- the ttc9c gene encoding tetratricopeptide repeat protein 9C, with the protein MASPETPGDESMERRSGAAGVSCSGTPTKLGPSGANVDSQLQDAVHLKTEGNKFYKEKKLRSAIGRYHRSLLILRSLDSDVTAAVKGFGPEAPVLTPGQEELLRNTQVDCYNNLAACLLQRECVDYTRVQEYSLRVLQLRPDDIKALYRAGVATLELGDAQSAKQYLTQASKGQPNDTNVRRHLQRAEERLTTEYQKEKALYRGMFSS; encoded by the exons ATGGCAAGTCCAGAGACACCAGGAGATGAGAGTATGGAGCGGAGGTCCGGGGCTGCAGGGGTAAGCTGTTCAGGAACGCCTACCAAACTTGGCCCCTCAGGTGCCAACGTAGACTCCCAGCTACAAGATGCCGTCCACTTAAAAACGGAGGGGAACAAATTCTACAAAGAGAAAAAGCTTCGGTCTGCAATTGGACGTTACCACCGTTCGTTGCTCATTCTGCGTAGTTTAGACTCTGATGTCACTGCGGCAGTGAAGGGGTTTGGTCCTGAGGCTCCTGTACTCACCCCAGGACAGGAAGAACTACTTAGGAACACACAGGTCGACTGCTACAACAATTTAGCAG cctgtctgctgcagagggagtGTGTCGACTACACGCGTGTCCAGGAGTACAGCTTGCGGGTGTTGCAGTTGCGGCCAGATGACATCAAGGCCCTGTACAGAGCAGGAGTGGCCACTCTGGAGCTGGGAGACGCACAGAGCGCCAAGCAATACCTCACTCAGGCCAGCAAGGGACAACCCAATG ACACTAATGTGAGGAGGCACCTGCAGCGAGCAGAGGAGAGGCTGACCACGGAGTACCAGAAGGAGAAGGCTCTGTACCGGGGCATGTTCTCCAGTTAG